The window CTGGATGCGCTGCAGTACGTGGCGGGTGTGTGGGGGATGCGCCGCGCGGACCCGGACGCGTGGGCGGGGGCGGGCCGCGGATGAGCGCGCCGCGCGTGTCCGTGCTCGTCGTCGTGCGGAACGAGGCCGCGGCGCTCGACCGGCTGCTGGGCACCCTCGCGCAACAGACGCTGCCGAAGGACGCATGGGAGTTGATCGTCGTGGACGGGCGGTCCGAGGACGGCAGCCACGCGGTGGCCGAGCGGTGGGCGCAGCGGTTCGCGGCCGACGGCGGGCCGCCCGCGCGCGTCCTCGACAACCCGCGGCGCATCCTCGCCAGCGGTTGGAACATCGGCATCCGGGCGGCGCGGGCGCCCGTCGTGCTGCGGCTGGACGCGCATGCGGCCGTGGCGCCGGACTTTCTCGAGCGCTCCCTCGCGGCCCTGGCGGAGCGCCCGGAGGCGTGGGCGGCGGGGGGCGTGTTGCGGACGATCGGCCATGAGTACTGGGGAAGGGTGAACGCCGTCGTGTTGAGCCACCCGTTTGGCGTGGGGGACTCGCCGTTTCGCGTGGGCGCCGGGGAGCGGGTGCGCGGCGCCCGCGCCGGCGCCCGCGCGCCCGGATGGGCCGACACCGCGCCCTACGCCGCGTACTGGCGGTGGGTCTTCGACCGCGTCGGCCTTCTTGACGAGCGCCTGGTGCGGAACGAGGACCTCGAGTTGCACGCCCGCATCCGCGCGGCCGGCGGGCGGTTCTGGCTCGATCCGGACATCGTCGTCGAGTACGCGGCGCGCCCGACCCTGCGAGCGCTGCTGGCCAAGGCCTGGGGCGACGGGTTCTGGACGGTGCGCGCCCGTCGCCTGCACCGGGGCGCCTTCCGCCCGCGCCACCTCGCGCCGCCCGTGTTCGTCGCGGGCCTCCTCGCGGCCGTCGCGGCGCTGGCCTGGCCCCCGGCCCGCGCGGTGGGAGCGGCGGCGCTCGCCGCGTACGCGGCGGCCGTGCTCGCAGCCGCCGCCGGCGGCGCGCGCCGCGCCGGAGACGTGCGCCTCTTCCCGGGGCTCTGCCTGGCGTTCCCGGCCTTCCACGTCACGCGGGGCGTCGCCTCGCTCGTCAGCCTGGCCGTGCCGTGGCGGAGGGGTGGCGCCGCATGAGCGCCCCCGGACGTCGTCGTGCCGCGGGGGGCCCGCCCGGGGAAGGGGAGCGGTTCCGCACCCTGGTCCAGCGAGGCATCGTCGACGCGCCGGGCGAGTCGTGGTACGGGCCGCTGGTCTCGCGCCGCGTCTCTCACCGCATCTCCCGGTGGCTCGTGCGCCGTACGCGGGTCACGGCCAACCAGGTGACGGCCGCCATGGTCCTCGTGGGTACGGCGGGCGTCGCCCTCTTCGCCGGCCGGCCGCCGCTGGCTTGGCTCCTGGGCGCGGCGCTGCTGCACGCCTGGCTCATCCTCGACGCCGTCGACGGCGAGGTCGCGCGCGGCCGCGGCGCCACGAGCGCGGCCGGCGTGTACCTCGACCACGTGGGCCACTACCTGGTGAATCCGGGGCTGCTCTGGGCGCTCTGGATGACGGACCGGCTGCTGCCCGGGGAGACGCGGTGGGCGCTGGCCACGGCCGGTTTCGTCGCCGGTGTGCTTTCCAAGGCGGTGGGCGACGCGGCCGCCGCCCTGCGGTTGCACGCGCTGGAGGCGCGCCACCGGCGGCAGGCGGAGGTCGCCGGTGTGGCCACGGGAGCGACGGGTGCGGCAGCGGCGGCGCAAACCGAAGGGTCCCGGACCGGCGCAGGGGAGCCGCCGGATGCCCCCGCCGGCAGCCGCCTGGCCGCCTTCCGCTGGCTCAGCGACGCCGCCACGCCCCTCGCGGCGCTGACGCTGGTCGCGCTTTCCGCCATGGCGCCCGGCCGCGCGTGGCCCTTCGTCGCCGGCGGCCTCGCGGCCGCTGCGCTCACCCTGGCGCACCTCGCCAAGGCGGCCGTGGTCTTCGCCGGCCACTACCGTGCCTTCTCGCGGGCGGCCCGCGGTTGAGGCCGCCAGGGGACAAGATCAGCGCGGAGGCCGTCCGGCGGGACGTCGTCCCATGCGCGAGTCAATGTCTGCCGGCTCATGACGGTGGCCGATTCCCAGGATTTCCGTCCGGTCTCCGGCTGGCCGGTACACGATGCGCAGATCGGCCTTGGCCCGCCGACTCGCCCGACTCTGGAAGGCATGCCGGCGC of the Clostridia bacterium genome contains:
- a CDS encoding CDP-alcohol phosphatidyltransferase family protein; this translates as MSAPGRRRAAGGPPGEGERFRTLVQRGIVDAPGESWYGPLVSRRVSHRISRWLVRRTRVTANQVTAAMVLVGTAGVALFAGRPPLAWLLGAALLHAWLILDAVDGEVARGRGATSAAGVYLDHVGHYLVNPGLLWALWMTDRLLPGETRWALATAGFVAGVLSKAVGDAAAALRLHALEARHRRQAEVAGVATGATGAAAAAQTEGSRTGAGEPPDAPAGSRLAAFRWLSDAATPLAALTLVALSAMAPGRAWPFVAGGLAAAALTLAHLAKAAVVFAGHYRAFSRAARG
- a CDS encoding glycosyltransferase family 2 protein; the protein is MSAPRVSVLVVVRNEAAALDRLLGTLAQQTLPKDAWELIVVDGRSEDGSHAVAERWAQRFAADGGPPARVLDNPRRILASGWNIGIRAARAPVVLRLDAHAAVAPDFLERSLAALAERPEAWAAGGVLRTIGHEYWGRVNAVVLSHPFGVGDSPFRVGAGERVRGARAGARAPGWADTAPYAAYWRWVFDRVGLLDERLVRNEDLELHARIRAAGGRFWLDPDIVVEYAARPTLRALLAKAWGDGFWTVRARRLHRGAFRPRHLAPPVFVAGLLAAVAALAWPPARAVGAAALAAYAAAVLAAAAGGARRAGDVRLFPGLCLAFPAFHVTRGVASLVSLAVPWRRGGAA